The following proteins are encoded in a genomic region of Halomicrobium zhouii:
- a CDS encoding amidohydrolase family protein: MTQTIIQHGTVVSLDPEIGQLDDADVLIEDGEILEIGRGLSASNAAVIDATDHIVIPGFVDSHIHLAQTQVRGIAGDWSLMGEYFEHMLGNITGLYQPEDMYLGGLFGALEKLHTGTTTALDWSYPNSLEHGERAVDALKDAGLRTVYTYGPPGDDAAKWWFESDVGLPEENVRALYEEKISDDDLLSLALGLRGPDFCVDETALSDLELAREMDALATIHMGAALWPSSVYGEDYQGFGCLEEELGPDVNVAHGNHFSQEDVQLAVDAGASFSSTPEVEMQMGHGIPVTDKVLEAGGRPAWGVDVCSAVSGDMGSQMRLGLQLQRMFDNQAVLEGHEEVGEVSISCRDTLEMATIEGAKALGLEDEIGSLTPGKRADVVMLRTNDFTTAPSHDPIQTVVFQSDPSHIDTVLVDGEVVKRDGELLNPLVDEEFDRFVESGHRLIEEAGIDL, translated from the coding sequence ATGACACAGACCATCATACAACACGGGACGGTCGTCTCGCTGGACCCGGAGATCGGCCAGCTCGACGACGCGGACGTCCTGATCGAGGACGGGGAGATCCTGGAGATCGGGCGCGGGCTCTCGGCGTCGAACGCGGCGGTCATCGACGCGACGGACCACATCGTGATCCCCGGGTTCGTCGACTCGCACATCCACCTCGCACAGACCCAGGTACGGGGCATCGCCGGAGACTGGTCGCTCATGGGAGAGTACTTCGAACACATGCTCGGGAATATCACCGGGCTCTACCAGCCCGAGGACATGTACCTCGGGGGCCTCTTCGGCGCGCTGGAGAAACTCCACACGGGGACGACCACGGCCCTGGACTGGTCGTACCCCAACTCGCTCGAACACGGTGAACGGGCCGTCGACGCGCTGAAGGACGCCGGACTGCGGACGGTGTACACCTACGGGCCGCCGGGCGACGACGCGGCCAAGTGGTGGTTCGAGAGCGACGTCGGCCTCCCCGAGGAGAACGTCCGCGCGCTCTACGAGGAGAAGATCAGCGACGACGACCTGCTCAGCCTGGCGCTCGGGCTCCGGGGGCCGGACTTCTGCGTCGACGAGACCGCTCTGAGCGACCTGGAACTGGCGCGAGAGATGGACGCGCTCGCGACCATCCACATGGGCGCCGCGCTGTGGCCGTCGTCGGTCTACGGCGAGGACTACCAGGGCTTTGGCTGTCTCGAAGAGGAGCTCGGCCCGGACGTCAACGTCGCCCACGGGAACCACTTCTCACAGGAGGACGTCCAGCTCGCGGTCGACGCCGGCGCCTCGTTCTCGTCGACGCCGGAGGTCGAGATGCAGATGGGCCACGGCATCCCGGTGACGGACAAAGTCCTCGAGGCCGGCGGCCGACCGGCGTGGGGCGTCGACGTCTGCTCCGCCGTGAGCGGCGACATGGGCTCGCAGATGCGGCTCGGGCTCCAGCTCCAGCGGATGTTCGACAACCAGGCGGTCCTCGAGGGCCACGAGGAAGTCGGCGAGGTGAGCATCTCCTGCCGGGACACCCTGGAGATGGCCACCATCGAGGGCGCGAAGGCCCTGGGCCTGGAAGACGAGATCGGGTCGCTCACGCCCGGCAAACGCGCCGACGTCGTCATGCTGCGGACGAACGACTTCACGACGGCGCCGTCGCACGACCCGATCCAGACCGTCGTGTTCCAGTCCGACCCCTCCCACATCGACACGGTGCTCGTCGACGGGGAGGTGGTCAAGCGCGACGGCGAACTCCTGAACCCGCTGGTCGACGAGGAGTTCGACCGCTTCGTCGAGTCCGGTCACCGGCTGATCGAGGAGGCGGGGATCGACCTGTAG
- a CDS encoding fumarylacetoacetate hydrolase family protein, with protein sequence MRIGQYATTESEQPWCGVLRPDDTVVDLPTAGAAAGIDVPHRTSDLLATWQWRRKVELAVEYAEENDVGLHQADEVERRAPVSDPQKVVCVGLNYRDHAEEGDNPIPDEPVLFSKFPTAVNGPSQPISWDPELTEKVDYEAELVIVVGEEARRVDTDDAMDHVAGFLVGNDVSARDLQHGDGQWVRGKSLDTFAPVGPELVTTDEVDDPHDLDIWTEVNGERLQDSSTDQFIFGVDEIVSFCSQAFTLKPGDLIFTGTPPGVGVYRDPPVLLDDGDEVTVGIEELGELTNPCEFG encoded by the coding sequence ATGCGCATCGGACAATACGCGACGACAGAGAGTGAACAGCCCTGGTGTGGCGTCCTGCGGCCGGACGACACGGTAGTCGACCTGCCGACGGCCGGCGCGGCCGCCGGTATCGACGTCCCACACCGCACGAGTGACCTGCTGGCGACGTGGCAGTGGCGACGCAAGGTAGAGCTTGCCGTCGAGTACGCCGAGGAGAACGACGTCGGCCTCCACCAGGCGGACGAGGTGGAGCGCCGCGCCCCCGTCAGCGACCCCCAGAAGGTGGTGTGCGTCGGCCTCAACTACCGCGACCACGCCGAGGAGGGCGACAACCCCATCCCCGACGAACCCGTCCTCTTCTCGAAGTTCCCGACGGCCGTCAACGGCCCCAGCCAGCCGATCAGCTGGGACCCCGAACTCACCGAGAAGGTGGACTACGAGGCGGAACTGGTGATCGTCGTCGGCGAGGAGGCCCGTCGGGTCGACACCGACGACGCGATGGACCACGTCGCCGGCTTCCTCGTCGGCAACGACGTCTCCGCCCGCGACCTGCAACACGGCGACGGCCAGTGGGTCCGCGGGAAGAGCCTGGACACGTTCGCCCCGGTCGGCCCGGAACTCGTGACGACCGACGAGGTCGACGACCCCCACGACCTGGACATCTGGACCGAGGTCAACGGCGAGCGCCTGCAGGACTCCTCGACGGACCAGTTCATTTTCGGCGTCGACGAAATCGTCTCCTTCTGCAGCCAGGCCTTCACCCTGAAACCCGGCGACCTCATCTTCACCGGGACGCCGCCCGGCGTCGGCGTGTACCGCGACCCGCCCGTGCTCCTGGACGACGGCGACGAGGTCACCGTCGGCATCGAGGAACTGGGCGAACTGACGAACCCCTGCGAGTTCGGCTAG
- a CDS encoding TatD family hydrolase — MTPPHPTKRPTDAAHLDDAVGDQADDLPRELLTLPWIDPHNHAHTLSWADRERYALSGCRSMLMVASGYHWTPYKPVAADDVRFLWDDAINRRGAIERDHFFEAKLGLGIHTGVRIENPDELLDAMADYCELDEVVAVGETGVTPSQHVSRWDLAGQRAVVGAQMELAADHDLPVILHTPNTTTDSRREYQRPPGTPGYEKNAGLGQDPVIDADNPALEAAKIDVELADEAGLDEERVVASHADRNNTEWLMEQTDCYLSYTIGHSWLIGVTAADVANAIDEYGPDRIMVDTDCANVLRTDPFALKRAIFELYRYGIDVDDIRQVVLENPRDVFDFEE, encoded by the coding sequence ATGACGCCACCTCACCCCACGAAACGACCGACCGACGCAGCACACCTCGACGACGCTGTCGGCGACCAGGCCGACGACCTGCCCCGGGAACTGCTCACTCTCCCCTGGATAGACCCGCACAACCACGCACACACGCTCTCGTGGGCGGACCGGGAGCGGTACGCCCTCTCGGGGTGCCGGTCGATGCTCATGGTCGCGTCGGGCTACCACTGGACGCCGTACAAACCGGTCGCGGCCGACGACGTCCGGTTCCTCTGGGACGACGCGATCAACCGCCGGGGCGCCATCGAGCGGGACCACTTCTTCGAGGCCAAACTCGGCCTGGGAATCCACACCGGGGTCCGCATCGAGAACCCCGACGAACTGCTGGACGCGATGGCCGACTACTGCGAACTCGACGAGGTGGTGGCGGTGGGCGAGACGGGCGTCACGCCCTCACAGCACGTCAGTCGGTGGGATCTGGCCGGCCAGCGCGCCGTCGTCGGGGCGCAGATGGAACTGGCCGCCGACCACGACCTGCCCGTGATTCTCCACACGCCGAACACGACGACCGACAGTCGCCGCGAGTACCAGCGACCGCCGGGGACGCCGGGCTACGAGAAGAACGCCGGCCTCGGCCAGGACCCGGTGATCGACGCCGACAATCCCGCGCTGGAAGCGGCGAAGATCGACGTCGAACTCGCCGACGAGGCCGGGCTGGACGAAGAGCGAGTGGTCGCCTCCCACGCCGACCGGAACAACACCGAGTGGCTGATGGAACAGACCGACTGCTACCTGAGCTACACCATCGGCCACTCCTGGCTGATCGGGGTCACCGCCGCCGACGTCGCGAACGCCATCGACGAGTACGGCCCCGACCGGATCATGGTCGATACGGACTGTGCGAACGTGTTGCGGACCGATCCGTTCGCGCTGAAACGGGCGATCTTCGAACTCTATCGCTACGGCATCGACGTCGACGACATCCGGCAGGTGGTCCTGGAGAACCCGCGTGACGTGTTCGATTTCGAGGAGTAA